A portion of the Corynebacterium heidelbergense genome contains these proteins:
- a CDS encoding galactan 5-O-arabinofuranosyltransferase, with the protein MIRPRPRSAGTPGSNPTAAPADTADNAPAIPASHTTGAQAPAIGNLGKPFTKDAVDLRTTLAHMLLAGGAAAVITLACWFALGATNLPSFNSSFVTKALSTAATVIVIGAAAGACLVWLTNRPAKRRYLLTAALYLVPAGLVVTTLAIPLAATSLYLDGISVDQAFRTQYLTRMTDHLGWADMAYLDQPSFYPGLWFFSGGLFAKLTGMAGWAAYKPWALVTLSATASMLVPVWRRITGSLVIAVAVALVSTAVTLAIAAEEPYAAIVAMGMPAAVVLARRAMRGGHGSLLGLIVFLGLSANLYTLYTGLTAIITIALAISAAAAGKTIRPILRLGAAGIASMTIAAIGWGPYLLALATRPHGPTGKAQHYLPDAGTFVPTPFFQATALGALTLLGLIWLIMRSKRGDARALVVGLSCCYAWVVASMIMALVGTTLLGFRLDLPISLMLAAAGVLALADIRIVGVRRLYPQTVKPEWSRIATRIMAIVLALGCLNYACTIPINQRDRIDLAYTDSDGEAHRGDRFPADATQYYAKIDTFLSQRLKTRAGSVILTDEKSFLAYYPYHGYQALTAHYANPLGQFEKRNDEIESWTDIKDPQKMLDAMDKAQADNGWHSPDAIVLRGQLSKGKVIPKERFSYLIADDIYPNQPNVRFRTVNFHTEAFASGWDLGQIGPFVVAVRERDRG; encoded by the coding sequence ATGATTCGACCGCGACCCCGCTCCGCCGGCACGCCCGGAAGCAACCCCACGGCCGCACCCGCCGATACCGCCGATAACGCCCCAGCAATCCCCGCGAGCCACACCACGGGCGCCCAAGCCCCGGCGATCGGCAACCTCGGCAAACCCTTCACTAAGGATGCCGTGGATCTGCGAACGACCCTTGCTCACATGCTCCTCGCCGGCGGGGCAGCCGCAGTCATCACCCTCGCCTGCTGGTTCGCGCTGGGGGCAACGAACCTGCCCTCCTTCAACAGCAGCTTCGTCACCAAGGCCCTCTCCACTGCGGCGACCGTCATCGTGATCGGCGCGGCTGCGGGCGCCTGCTTGGTGTGGCTGACCAACCGGCCCGCCAAGCGCCGCTACCTCCTCACCGCGGCGCTCTACCTCGTGCCCGCCGGGCTCGTCGTCACCACGCTCGCCATCCCCCTGGCCGCCACCAGCCTGTACCTGGACGGCATCAGCGTGGACCAGGCATTCCGCACCCAATACCTCACCCGCATGACCGACCACCTCGGCTGGGCGGACATGGCCTACCTGGACCAGCCCAGCTTCTACCCGGGGCTGTGGTTCTTCAGCGGGGGACTGTTCGCCAAACTCACCGGGATGGCCGGTTGGGCGGCATACAAACCGTGGGCGCTGGTCACCCTGTCCGCCACCGCCTCCATGCTTGTCCCCGTCTGGCGCCGCATCACCGGATCCCTGGTCATCGCGGTCGCCGTTGCGCTGGTCTCCACCGCCGTGACCCTCGCCATCGCGGCCGAGGAACCCTATGCCGCGATCGTGGCCATGGGGATGCCCGCGGCCGTTGTCCTCGCCCGGCGCGCCATGCGCGGGGGACACGGCTCCCTGCTGGGGCTCATCGTCTTCCTCGGCCTCTCCGCAAATCTCTACACCCTCTACACCGGGCTTACCGCGATCATCACGATCGCCCTGGCCATCTCCGCCGCCGCCGCGGGCAAAACCATCCGCCCCATCCTGCGCCTCGGTGCCGCCGGAATCGCCTCCATGACCATCGCCGCGATCGGCTGGGGCCCGTACCTGCTGGCCCTGGCCACCCGCCCCCACGGCCCCACCGGCAAAGCGCAGCACTACCTGCCGGACGCCGGCACCTTCGTTCCCACCCCCTTCTTCCAGGCCACGGCGCTAGGGGCGCTGACACTCCTTGGCCTGATCTGGCTGATCATGCGCTCTAAGCGCGGAGACGCGAGGGCCCTCGTCGTTGGCCTGAGCTGTTGCTACGCCTGGGTGGTGGCGTCCATGATCATGGCGCTGGTCGGAACCACCCTGCTGGGCTTCCGATTGGACCTACCCATTTCCCTGATGCTCGCCGCGGCGGGGGTGCTGGCCCTCGCGGACATCCGCATCGTGGGAGTGCGCCGGCTCTACCCCCAAACCGTGAAACCCGAATGGAGCCGGATCGCCACCCGCATCATGGCGATCGTCCTGGCCCTCGGTTGCCTTAACTACGCCTGCACCATCCCCATCAACCAGCGCGACCGCATCGACCTGGCCTACACGGACAGCGACGGCGAAGCCCATCGCGGCGACCGTTTCCCCGCGGACGCCACCCAGTACTACGCGAAGATCGATACCTTCCTCTCCCAACGCTTGAAAACCCGCGCGGGAAGCGTGATCCTCACCGACGAGAAGAGCTTCTTGGCCTACTACCCCTACCACGGCTACCAGGCGCTCACCGCCCACTACGCCAACCCCCTGGGCCAGTTCGAAAAGCGCAACGACGAGATCGAATCGTGGACGGATATCAAGGACCCACAAAAGATGTTGGACGCCATGGACAAAGCGCAGGCAGACAACGGCTGGCATAGCCCGGACGCGATCGTCCTGCGCGGCCAGCTATCCAAGGGCAAGGTCATCCCCAAGGAGCGGTTCAGCTACCTCATCGCCGACGATATCTACCCTAACCAACCAAACGTGCGCTTCCGTACCGTGAACTTCCACACCGAAGCGTTTGCCAGCGGGTGGGACCTGGGCCAAATCGGCCCGTTTGTGGTGGCTGTTCGCGAGCGGGATCGCGGCTGA
- a CDS encoding TetR/AcrR family transcriptional regulator, with protein MATERGTGAASGRGTGTGSGKAESRSVGKPSRSTKVASASRRRNRPGPRQRLLAGATHLFTTEGIRVIGIDRILREADVAKASLYSLFGSKDNLVVAYLQELDANWRRDWHELADPRPNPEDRIIAFFDLCIKEEPKNNFRGSHFQNAAGEYPRPETESEERIRTAAMEHRRWCRDTMACLLTERFGYASRTLADQLMVFIDGGLAGTKMCRTTVPLETARDMARQLLLTAPMSYSI; from the coding sequence ATGGCGACCGAACGTGGTACCGGCGCCGCTTCCGGCCGTGGCACCGGCACGGGTAGCGGCAAAGCGGAGAGCAGATCCGTCGGCAAGCCCAGTCGCAGCACGAAGGTCGCCTCCGCCTCTCGCCGTCGCAACCGCCCGGGCCCGCGGCAGCGCCTCCTGGCCGGCGCCACCCACCTGTTCACCACGGAAGGCATCCGCGTCATCGGCATCGATCGGATACTGCGCGAGGCGGATGTGGCCAAGGCCTCCCTCTATTCCCTTTTCGGCTCCAAAGACAATCTCGTGGTCGCCTATCTTCAGGAGTTGGACGCCAATTGGCGGCGCGACTGGCATGAACTTGCCGATCCCAGGCCCAACCCGGAAGACCGCATCATTGCGTTTTTTGACCTCTGCATCAAGGAGGAGCCGAAGAACAACTTCCGCGGGTCCCACTTTCAAAATGCCGCCGGGGAATACCCGCGCCCAGAGACGGAGAGCGAGGAGCGGATTCGCACCGCCGCGATGGAACATCGGCGGTGGTGTAGGGATACGATGGCTTGCCTGCTCACGGAGCGTTTCGGTTACGCCTCCCGGACACTCGCGGATCAGCTCATGGTGTTCATCGACGGCGGCCTGGCCGGGACGAAGATGTGCCGAACCACGGTTCCGCTGGAAACGGCCCGGGATATGGCCCGCCAGCTTTTGCTTACCGCACCCATGAGCTACAGCATCTAG
- the yidC gene encoding membrane protein insertase YidC has protein sequence MMFLEYPVALVLKGWHWLFSHALGMDTSSAWVISIVFLVFTLRGLLIPLYIRQMRSSRHLANLRPQLRALEREFADKKDAESRALMRQKSKEIRREGEYSAADGCLPALIQIPVIIGLYRLLLRVARPPEGLEATQHSAVGPLSGDDVSTFLNAHIFGVPVPAYVSMTADKLAYLGTVRPDVLHLALPLAICASLFTTLNFVLSMRRSVKTMDYGSAPSRVITRSMFLFGPFVLIFPISFALVGAAPVAILMYWVVNNLWTLTSSQAIQAYLNRTTPYSQEFWEFTAQQKAELKQKKHKKQGKHRK, from the coding sequence ATGATGTTTTTGGAATACCCAGTGGCACTGGTCCTCAAGGGCTGGCACTGGCTGTTTAGCCACGCGCTGGGCATGGATACTTCCTCCGCGTGGGTTATTTCCATCGTCTTCCTGGTCTTTACCCTCCGCGGCCTGCTGATTCCCCTCTATATCCGGCAAATGCGCTCTAGCCGGCACCTGGCTAATCTCCGCCCCCAATTGCGGGCCCTGGAGCGGGAATTCGCTGATAAGAAGGACGCAGAGTCCCGCGCGCTGATGCGGCAGAAATCCAAAGAGATACGCCGCGAGGGGGAATACAGCGCAGCGGATGGCTGTCTACCCGCGTTGATCCAAATACCCGTCATTATCGGCCTGTACCGCCTGTTATTGCGCGTGGCCCGTCCCCCGGAAGGCTTGGAAGCCACCCAGCATTCCGCCGTGGGCCCCCTTTCCGGCGACGATGTTTCCACATTCCTCAACGCCCACATCTTCGGCGTGCCAGTGCCCGCCTATGTGTCCATGACCGCGGATAAGTTGGCCTACTTGGGGACGGTTCGCCCGGACGTCCTCCATCTGGCCCTTCCCCTGGCGATTTGCGCGTCCCTTTTCACCACGCTCAACTTCGTGTTGTCCATGCGGCGCAGCGTGAAGACGATGGATTATGGCTCCGCCCCCTCCCGCGTGATTACCCGCTCCATGTTCCTGTTTGGTCCGTTCGTACTGATTTTCCCCATCTCGTTTGCGCTCGTTGGGGCCGCGCCGGTGGCCATCCTCATGTACTGGGTGGTCAATAACTTGTGGACGCTAACTTCATCGCAGGCCATCCAGGCCTACCTCAACCGCACCACCCCCTACTCCCAAGAGTTCTGGGAGTTCACCGCGCAGCAGAAAGCTGAGTTGAAGCAGAAGAAGCATAAGAAGCAGGGGAAACACCGAAAGTAG
- a CDS encoding universal stress protein: MAQPGGQSNTTAVGDAHPKCIVVAVDGSEASNIAVEWAANAAVKRGQPLKLASAYSMPQFMYADGMVPPQELYDELEGEANDKIDNARAIAQGFSADLQISHEVRESSPIDFLLELSSGAEMIVMGSRGLGGLSGLVMGSVSAAVVSHADCPVVVVRKDTQVTEENKYGPVVVGVDGSTVSRQAMDMAFREAQARKAVLRAVFAWSDMHVHASYAGLAESQEQFDSLVEGYQDLLAEELKPLVDRYPDVEVVEIVERDRPIHALKDAARDAQLLVLGSHGRGGFKGMLLGSTSRALLQYAPCPMMVVRPRD; encoded by the coding sequence ATGGCACAGCCTGGAGGACAGTCGAACACCACCGCCGTCGGCGATGCCCACCCCAAGTGCATCGTCGTCGCGGTAGACGGTTCGGAAGCTAGCAACATCGCCGTCGAATGGGCCGCCAACGCCGCCGTGAAACGAGGCCAGCCATTGAAGCTGGCCTCTGCCTATTCGATGCCCCAGTTCATGTACGCCGACGGCATGGTCCCCCCGCAAGAGCTCTACGACGAGCTAGAGGGGGAGGCCAACGACAAGATCGACAACGCCCGCGCGATCGCCCAAGGCTTCAGCGCGGACCTGCAGATTTCTCACGAGGTCAGGGAATCGTCGCCGATCGACTTCCTGCTGGAGCTCTCCAGCGGTGCTGAGATGATCGTCATGGGCTCCCGTGGCCTCGGCGGCCTGTCCGGGCTGGTCATGGGATCGGTATCCGCTGCCGTCGTCTCCCACGCGGACTGCCCCGTCGTCGTCGTGCGGAAAGACACGCAGGTCACCGAGGAGAACAAATACGGCCCGGTCGTCGTGGGCGTGGACGGATCCACCGTCTCCCGCCAGGCGATGGACATGGCGTTCCGGGAGGCGCAGGCCCGCAAAGCCGTCCTCCGCGCCGTCTTTGCCTGGAGCGATATGCACGTCCACGCGAGCTACGCCGGCCTGGCCGAAAGCCAGGAGCAGTTCGATTCCCTCGTCGAGGGCTACCAGGACCTTCTGGCGGAGGAGCTCAAGCCGCTGGTGGACAGGTACCCGGACGTGGAGGTCGTGGAGATCGTCGAGCGCGATCGCCCCATCCACGCGCTGAAGGACGCCGCCCGCGACGCGCAGCTACTCGTCCTCGGATCCCATGGCCGCGGCGGGTTCAAGGGCATGCTGCTGGGATCCACCTCCCGCGCCCTGCTGCAGTACGCACCATGCCCGATGATGGTGGTGCGGCCGCGCGATTAG
- a CDS encoding arabinosyltransferase domain-containing protein produces the protein MSHVQKQQRRSVPTQKSKGLFNTDTRQGRSRIKALSVVTGLIGFLLFCATPFLPVNQVQSSFSWPQGGNLNSVTAPLVSYSPENISVTLPLSEVKDLNPGKTTVLSTVPTDSKQSTLRGMFVRSTNDGLDVVVRNVVPLSVNKSELAKLPDNAVLRITSDYQGTRVWIPDAKRADGTPMDGSIGGDNRPMLTGIYSELVDSPENTQKAQDAGLQVNVKVDSRYTSSPSMVKYAAMWVGGLLTLISLWALHRIDMLDGRPGRGRMLAKGWWKPRWIDAAVGFVLLVWYIIGANTADDGYLLTMAKASHDSGYMANYYRWFGVPESPFGAPYYDLLGLMVNVTAASTWMRLPGLIAGLVTWLILSREVLPRLGVKINNRQVAHWTTAAMFVLFWMVYNNGTRPEPVIAVFAILTWVSFERAIATRRLLPAAVGTILAALALGAGPTGLIAVAAMLASLGVLIRIVIRRLPALDAPKGSSKLAIATAVLAQIAPFLAAGTAILTAVFGDQTLRTVSEAIAVRSDRGPAMSWYEEYYRYTALLEQTADGSFARRFTVLMMFFCFGVVIASMLHNRGRVPGAAKGPSTRLVLVILGTMFFMTFTPTKWTHHFGVYAGIGGALAGLAAVAASHMALRSRRNRVLFTGATLLLFAFTLSGTNGWWYISSFGVPWWDKTIQFAGIEASTVMLVLSLLVLVWGVVIGFLSDAKTARAETSQELEDINRAERKRTKRFAGVAAAPIGVITAFVVVFSLASMGKGMLSQWPAYSVGKGNLMSLAGKTCELASDVRVERDTNDSFLQAADGSGLKDSLVAPDSRGFEPNNIPTRINPRTGGNQSSSSMPQTSVSNQQFVSADDPTGGGTGNTGNSGSNTNGTKTDNAAKPKNEPTGSNELGDSGNTGGLLSEPGINGSYALLPFGLDSAKVPVVGSFTEGLQRPAQTTTKWFTLPERSADRPLIVFSAAGEVAHFDMNGVFQYGQELRVEFGRKGGNGKFEKIGEFLPLDIGTAPEWRNMRIPMDKVPPEATAIRIAAVDMNLTPDQWMAFTPPRAPKLQSMNDYLGSKDPGLIDWSAAFQFPCQRPYSHWAGVAEVPQFRISPDHSGRWIHTSVMDYYGGGSVGMTEMLARATEIPTYLQDDWQRDWGVLDRLRTYRNGAGEEPKQVQLQEETITRSGLWYNGPMKYNGN, from the coding sequence GTGTCACACGTCCAAAAGCAGCAGCGGAGATCGGTTCCAACCCAGAAGTCGAAAGGGTTGTTCAACACCGATACGCGGCAGGGACGCTCACGAATTAAGGCCCTTTCGGTCGTCACCGGCCTCATCGGGTTTCTTCTGTTCTGCGCGACCCCCTTCCTGCCGGTAAACCAGGTCCAGTCCTCCTTCTCCTGGCCCCAGGGCGGCAACCTCAACAGCGTCACCGCCCCGCTGGTCTCCTACTCCCCGGAAAATATCAGCGTCACGCTGCCGCTCTCCGAGGTGAAGGACCTCAACCCCGGCAAGACCACGGTGCTGTCCACCGTGCCGACGGATTCCAAGCAATCCACCTTGCGCGGCATGTTCGTGCGCTCCACCAACGACGGCCTGGACGTGGTCGTCCGCAACGTGGTGCCTCTGTCCGTGAACAAGTCGGAGCTGGCCAAGCTGCCCGATAACGCCGTTCTGCGCATCACCTCCGACTACCAGGGCACCCGCGTGTGGATCCCGGACGCCAAACGCGCCGACGGGACGCCGATGGACGGTTCTATCGGCGGGGATAACCGGCCCATGCTCACCGGGATCTACTCCGAGCTGGTGGACAGCCCGGAGAACACCCAAAAGGCCCAGGACGCCGGGCTGCAGGTCAACGTCAAGGTGGATTCGCGCTACACCTCCTCGCCGAGCATGGTGAAGTACGCCGCGATGTGGGTCGGCGGGCTGCTGACCCTCATCTCCCTGTGGGCGCTGCACCGGATCGACATGCTGGACGGCCGGCCTGGACGCGGGCGGATGCTGGCGAAGGGCTGGTGGAAGCCCCGCTGGATCGACGCGGCCGTCGGTTTTGTGCTGCTCGTGTGGTACATCATCGGCGCCAACACGGCCGATGATGGATACCTGCTGACGATGGCCAAGGCCTCCCACGACTCGGGGTACATGGCCAACTACTACCGGTGGTTCGGGGTGCCCGAATCGCCCTTCGGCGCGCCCTATTACGACCTGCTGGGGCTCATGGTCAACGTCACCGCCGCCTCTACGTGGATGCGATTGCCGGGGTTGATTGCGGGCTTAGTTACGTGGCTGATCCTGTCCCGGGAGGTGCTGCCGCGGCTGGGCGTGAAGATCAACAATCGGCAGGTGGCGCACTGGACCACCGCGGCGATGTTCGTGCTGTTCTGGATGGTGTACAACAACGGCACCCGGCCCGAGCCCGTCATCGCCGTGTTCGCTATCTTGACCTGGGTTTCTTTCGAACGCGCCATCGCCACCCGCCGGCTGCTGCCCGCCGCGGTGGGTACCATCCTCGCCGCGCTTGCGCTGGGGGCCGGACCCACGGGGCTGATCGCCGTCGCCGCCATGCTGGCTTCCCTGGGTGTGCTGATCCGGATCGTCATCCGGCGCCTGCCCGCCCTGGATGCGCCGAAGGGCTCCTCCAAATTGGCGATCGCGACCGCCGTGTTGGCGCAGATTGCGCCGTTCTTGGCCGCGGGCACGGCGATTCTCACCGCCGTGTTCGGTGATCAGACCCTCCGGACCGTTTCCGAGGCCATCGCCGTGCGCAGCGACCGGGGGCCCGCGATGTCCTGGTACGAGGAGTACTACCGCTACACCGCGCTACTGGAGCAGACGGCGGATGGCTCTTTCGCGCGCCGGTTCACCGTACTGATGATGTTCTTCTGCTTCGGCGTGGTCATTGCCTCCATGCTGCACAACCGGGGGCGGGTGCCGGGGGCTGCGAAGGGGCCGTCCACGCGGCTTGTCCTAGTCATCCTGGGCACGATGTTCTTCATGACGTTCACCCCGACGAAGTGGACGCACCACTTCGGCGTGTATGCCGGGATCGGCGGCGCGCTAGCGGGCTTGGCCGCGGTGGCGGCTTCCCATATGGCGTTGCGTTCGCGGCGGAACCGGGTGCTATTCACCGGGGCCACGTTGCTGTTGTTCGCGTTCACCCTGTCCGGGACCAATGGCTGGTGGTACATCTCCAGTTTCGGCGTGCCGTGGTGGGATAAGACCATCCAGTTCGCGGGTATCGAGGCATCTACGGTCATGTTGGTGCTGTCCCTGCTGGTGCTCGTGTGGGGTGTGGTCATTGGATTTCTTTCGGACGCCAAGACCGCGCGCGCCGAGACCAGCCAGGAGTTGGAGGACATCAACCGGGCTGAGCGCAAGCGGACGAAGCGCTTCGCTGGGGTGGCAGCGGCCCCGATTGGAGTGATCACAGCCTTCGTTGTGGTGTTCAGCTTGGCTTCCATGGGCAAGGGGATGCTCTCCCAGTGGCCCGCGTACTCCGTGGGCAAGGGCAACCTCATGAGTCTGGCGGGCAAGACGTGTGAGCTGGCCTCCGACGTGCGGGTGGAGCGGGATACCAACGATTCCTTCCTGCAGGCCGCCGATGGCAGTGGACTGAAGGATTCCCTGGTCGCGCCGGATAGCCGTGGGTTCGAGCCGAATAACATTCCCACCCGGATTAACCCACGCACCGGGGGAAATCAGTCTTCCTCTTCCATGCCGCAGACGAGTGTGTCCAACCAGCAATTCGTCTCTGCGGACGACCCGACCGGGGGCGGCACGGGGAACACGGGGAACTCCGGTTCCAACACAAACGGCACGAAGACGGACAACGCCGCCAAACCGAAAAATGAGCCCACCGGCTCCAACGAACTGGGGGATTCCGGTAACACCGGTGGCTTGCTGAGCGAGCCGGGTATCAACGGTTCTTACGCTTTGCTCCCCTTCGGGTTGGACAGCGCGAAGGTGCCCGTGGTTGGCTCCTTTACCGAGGGGTTGCAGCGCCCGGCCCAGACCACGACGAAGTGGTTCACCCTGCCCGAGCGTTCGGCTGACCGGCCGCTGATCGTGTTCAGCGCTGCCGGGGAAGTGGCGCACTTCGATATGAACGGGGTGTTCCAATACGGCCAGGAGCTGCGCGTGGAGTTCGGGCGCAAGGGCGGGAACGGCAAGTTCGAAAAGATCGGGGAGTTCCTGCCGCTGGACATTGGAACCGCACCGGAGTGGCGGAACATGCGTATTCCTATGGATAAGGTGCCGCCCGAGGCCACGGCTATTCGGATCGCGGCGGTGGATATGAACCTCACGCCCGACCAGTGGATGGCGTTCACGCCGCCGCGGGCGCCGAAGCTGCAGTCCATGAACGATTACCTGGGTTCTAAGGATCCGGGGCTAATCGACTGGTCCGCCGCGTTCCAGTTCCCTTGCCAACGGCCGTACTCGCACTGGGCGGGCGTGGCGGAGGTCCCGCAGTTCCGCATCTCCCCGGACCACTCCGGGCGGTGGATCCACACTTCCGTGATGGACTACTACGGCGGTGGTTCCGTGGGCATGACGGAGATGCTGGCCCGGGCCACCGAGATCCCCACTTATCTGCAGGATGACTGGCAGCGGGACTGGGGTGTGCTGGACCGCCTGCGCACCTACCGCAATGGGGCGGGCGAGGAGCCGAAGCAGGTCCAGCTCCAGGAGGAGACGATCACGCGCTCCGGCCTCTGGTACAACGGCCCGATGAAGTACAACGGCAACTAG
- a CDS encoding pseudouridine synthase, protein MDKPPFLATMPRGQHIAQTATVKLRNQLGNPELSPAHRLDRLTSGVLMFTARRQVRGLYQAMFERRIPEKIYQARTPIPPASHHHPIAQFADWQTWPDPTPETPWTLSHRMIKIRGRLAAHLEVDGPPNADTQVLGVRETQYAGQAALEWVLRPLTGKTHQLRLALRTLGLPIFNDVLYEHLTHTALYDPQAALPSPPTVEDEDFSRPLQLCASQLRFTDPITGRTRVFTSRRSGEDAPQR, encoded by the coding sequence GTGGATAAGCCGCCTTTTTTGGCGACGATGCCGCGGGGGCAGCACATCGCGCAGACAGCTACCGTGAAGCTGCGCAACCAATTAGGCAATCCGGAATTATCCCCCGCCCACCGCCTGGACCGGCTGACCAGCGGGGTGCTGATGTTCACGGCTCGTCGGCAGGTCCGGGGCCTGTATCAGGCGATGTTTGAGCGGCGGATTCCGGAAAAGATTTATCAGGCGAGGACGCCAATTCCCCCAGCGTCCCATCACCACCCCATTGCGCAATTCGCCGACTGGCAAACATGGCCCGACCCCACCCCGGAGACCCCGTGGACTCTCAGCCACCGCATGATCAAGATCCGGGGCCGACTCGCCGCCCACCTCGAGGTAGACGGCCCACCAAACGCCGACACGCAAGTACTCGGAGTACGGGAAACGCAATACGCGGGCCAGGCCGCACTCGAGTGGGTGCTGCGGCCGCTGACCGGGAAGACCCACCAACTGCGACTGGCGCTACGCACCCTCGGCCTGCCAATTTTCAACGACGTCCTGTACGAACACCTAACGCACACCGCGTTATACGACCCGCAGGCCGCCCTGCCGTCTCCCCCGACGGTAGAGGACGAGGACTTCTCCCGCCCGCTGCAATTATGCGCCAGTCAACTCCGGTTTACCGACCCCATCACCGGGCGCACACGGGTCTTCACTTCCCGCCGCAGCGGAGAAGACGCCCCACAACGGTAA
- a CDS encoding NYN domain-containing protein — protein sequence MMERTQIYVDTSYLLASFYNSWDDGARPQLDLDLPEVVAILDRMATEQLKQPVHRQFWYDGIPESGPHRYQRALRYEPGVQLRAGQLIELGDRRTQKAVDTRLVADMVAAALRGLVSDIILVSGDADMLPGVEEAVNAGIRVHLYGFSLDSMSKPLRFACDTTTILDPREDFRDTMRLQILEGPIAPSVPGSVDANPPSAFSNNSNTDPGAPATADPSEARSPAPSPATSAAASGTTNGHGEDNEDNRDRDLSEDAAQPSPLQGTVDAVQAAQVAQATSSTPPRQGKQGTPAPSTPGATGTPGTGSSPDARGRASTSTENGEAPNTQAQAPSTAGHNGGQAERTNQRPTPNSLPKVAPNPSMMAPRRKLRSRYVPVPNEVWTSSGTQNPFEIGQQYAVWWFKNGASETQRNEAHLLTGGVLPSEIDHPLLRFACDVLHEYTLSEFQRVELRDGFHTGIREIMLGSLK from the coding sequence ATGATGGAACGCACGCAGATCTACGTGGATACCTCTTACCTCCTGGCCAGCTTTTACAACTCCTGGGACGACGGCGCGCGCCCGCAACTGGACTTAGACCTGCCGGAAGTTGTCGCCATCTTGGACCGGATGGCCACCGAACAACTTAAGCAACCCGTCCACCGCCAGTTCTGGTACGACGGCATCCCGGAATCTGGCCCCCACCGTTACCAGCGAGCCCTTCGATACGAACCAGGAGTACAACTACGCGCAGGTCAGCTCATTGAATTAGGAGATCGCCGCACCCAGAAAGCGGTCGATACCCGCCTAGTTGCGGACATGGTTGCGGCCGCGCTGCGGGGCCTGGTCTCGGACATCATCCTGGTTTCCGGAGATGCGGACATGCTCCCCGGGGTAGAGGAGGCCGTCAACGCAGGAATTCGCGTGCACCTCTACGGCTTCAGCCTGGATTCGATGTCCAAACCCCTTCGCTTCGCCTGCGACACCACCACGATCCTGGACCCTCGCGAGGACTTCCGGGACACCATGCGGTTGCAAATCCTGGAGGGTCCCATCGCCCCCTCCGTTCCCGGATCTGTGGACGCCAATCCACCCAGCGCCTTCAGCAATAACTCCAACACGGACCCCGGCGCTCCCGCCACTGCGGACCCCAGCGAGGCCAGGTCCCCTGCCCCCTCCCCGGCGACCTCCGCAGCCGCGTCCGGCACGACCAACGGTCACGGTGAAGACAACGAAGACAACAGAGACCGAGACCTCTCGGAGGACGCGGCCCAACCCTCCCCCCTGCAGGGAACCGTGGACGCGGTGCAGGCAGCTCAGGTCGCGCAGGCTACCAGCAGCACCCCGCCCAGGCAGGGCAAACAGGGCACACCCGCCCCCTCTACGCCGGGCGCCACTGGCACCCCCGGAACGGGTTCGTCGCCCGACGCGCGGGGACGGGCGTCCACAAGCACCGAGAACGGCGAGGCGCCAAACACTCAGGCACAGGCCCCGAGCACAGCGGGACACAACGGCGGACAGGCCGAACGGACCAACCAGCGCCCAACCCCCAACAGCCTGCCGAAAGTGGCCCCGAATCCGTCCATGATGGCCCCCAGGCGGAAGCTGCGCAGCCGCTACGTGCCCGTGCCCAACGAGGTGTGGACCTCCTCCGGCACGCAAAACCCCTTCGAGATCGGCCAGCAGTACGCGGTGTGGTGGTTCAAAAACGGTGCCTCGGAAACCCAGCGCAACGAGGCCCACCTGCTCACCGGGGGCGTGCTGCCCTCCGAGATCGACCACCCCCTGCTTCGATTCGCGTGCGATGTGCTGCACGAATACACGCTGTCCGAATTCCAACGCGTGGAGCTGCGCGACGGATTTCACACCGGGATCCGGGAGATCATGCTGGGCTCATTGAAGTAA
- a CDS encoding GntR family transcriptional regulator translates to MDEGGPPLFRQIAAIVADAILEGTLVEDGRAYSTNELAEAHRINPATARKGLNLLAQQGVLEKRRGLGMFVCSGARGRVRELRRAELEAAYVGPLIREGRKLGLTRAEVEAILRRAWPRP, encoded by the coding sequence ATGGATGAGGGCGGACCACCGCTATTTCGCCAAATCGCGGCGATTGTCGCGGATGCCATCCTGGAGGGGACGCTTGTCGAAGATGGGCGTGCCTACTCGACAAACGAGCTCGCTGAGGCACATCGCATCAATCCGGCCACCGCACGAAAAGGCCTCAATCTGCTGGCGCAGCAGGGTGTGCTGGAAAAGCGGCGCGGCTTAGGGATGTTCGTGTGTTCCGGGGCGCGGGGGAGAGTACGCGAATTGCGGCGCGCTGAATTAGAGGCAGCGTACGTCGGCCCACTGATTCGGGAAGGTCGCAAGCTCGGGCTCACCCGGGCGGAGGTGGAGGCCATTTTGAGGCGGGCTTGGCCGCGGCCCTGA